GGCATCGCCGCTGTCACTGATATAACCCTCGTCACGCAGCGTCAACACCAGTGAACTGAAGACCGCTTTGTCGAAGAACTCCGGTGCGTTGATGCCGTGCAGCATCGACAGGCGCTGTGCCAGCGTGCGGCTCTCTTTCTCCAGCGTCCCGCGGTTGATCGACGGGTTGGCGCTCAGCAGCCAGAAGGTAATGGCGTAGCGCTGGACGGTTTCGCGTGCACCCGCTGCCAGCAGCTGCAGCGTACGTGAGTGGGCGGTGTTGATCACCAGCACGTCATCTTTCAGCGTTATCAGCCCCTGGCGAACCAGCTCTTCGATATGCTTATCCAGCACCTCAGCCAGCTCGTCGCTGTTCCAGCGCAGGAACAGTTCGGCTTTCAGCATCGGATAGAGCGTCGTGACATTATCCAGCAGCGCCTGACGGGTGATCTGGCGATGTTGGGTCACGATGGCCGCCATCAGCGATGGCACCATCAGCATATGGGCGATGTTGTTGCGGTAGTAGGTCATCAGTACCGCCTGCTCGCGCGGCAGAATGATGATATCGCCGATGGTGTCTTTCTCGACCTCGAACTTGTTCATCTGCAGGGCGTGATCGATGAGCTCGCTGGCGCTGGCGGTGGGTACCGTGGCGTCTGAGGCATAGGGCACGTTGCGCATCAGGTTCAGGTAGCAGTCGATCTGCTCGGTCAGCTGCTCGCGGGTGAGCGAACGCTGGCGCGAGGCAAGCAGGGCGGTGCAGCACAGGTTCATGGCGTTGGCCGCCCCGGCGTTGTTAATCCGCACCATCAGATCGGCAGCAATGGCGTTAACCGTCGGCGTCAGCCAGGCCGGACGCACCGCTTCGATGGGATCGATAGACTCGCGCCACTCCGGTACCCGGTTGTTAAGGTAGGTCATCAGCGGCATCGGTTCGCCGAAGTTAACATACCCCTGGCCGAGGTTACGCAGCTTGCTTAAGCCGCGCAGCATCTGCAGCAGGCTCTCTTTTTCTTTGGTAGCACCGCGCAGCTCTTTGGCGTAAGTGCCCACTTCCATCACGTGCTCGTAACCGATGTAAATCGGCACCAGGGTGATAGGGCGCGTGCCGCCGCGCAGCATCGCCTGAATGGTCATCGACAGGGTGCCAGTCTTCGGATCGAGCAGACGCCCGGTACGGGAACGGCCGCCCTCCACGAAGTACTCGACGGAATAGCCGCGGCTGAACAGCTCACCAAGGTATTCACGGAACACGGTGGAGTAGAGCTTGTTGCCTTTGAAGGTACGACGAATAAAGAACGCACCCAGTCGACGGAAGATCGGGCCTGCTGGCCAGAAGTTGAGGTTAATGCCCGCCGCAATGTGCGGTGGCACCAGCCCCTGATGGTAGAGCACGTACGAGAGCAGCAGATAGTCCATGTGGCTGCGGTGGCAGGGCACGTAGACGATCTCATGGCCGTCGTGGGCCAGCTGGCGCACGCGCTCGGCGTTGTGCACGTTGATGCCCTGATAGAGACGGTTCCAGGTGAAGCTCAGGATACGGTCGCTCAGGCGGATCATCTCGTAGGAGAAGTTGGCGGCAATCTCTTCCATCAGGGCGATGGCGTTTTGTTGCGCCTTCTCATGGGAGATCTTTTTGCTGCGCGCTTCGTCTTCGACGGCACGGGCGATGGCTTTTGACGCCAGCAGTTTGTTGAACAGATCCTGGCGAGCAGGCAGGCGCGGGCCTACCGCGGCAAGACGCTGACGGGCAAAGTGCATACGCGCCACGCGGGCCAGCTTCTGGGCGATGGTTTTATCCGTACCGTGCTCATCGGCCATGCGGCGCAGTGAAACCGACGGTGAAAAACGGACAAAGCTGTCGCGGCCCAGCCAGTTGACGGCGAAAAACTTCTGTACCCCGTTAAGCATGCGCAACGGCGGGTTCTCTTCGCCTTTGTCGCGCCCCGGGCGACGGCCAAACATCACTGATACCGGCACCATCTGCACATCCAGCAGCGGATTGCTGCGGTGCAGGTCGAGGTAGTCATGGAACAGCTTGATCGACTCTTCTTTCGGCGTGTACCAGGTGAAGACGCGAGGACCGCCGTGGATAAAGATGTAGCGTGGCAGCAGGGTGCCGTCGATCTCCAGCGGCTCCAGCGGATCCGGGAGATCGTGCGCCAGGCACTGGGCGCGCAGCGTCAGCAAGTCGGCCTTCGAGTTGTAAGGCAAAACGTACATAATAGGACGCGAGGTATCGAGTCCCAATTCCAGGGTTGGAACCGCCGGAATAGACTTGCTTTTTACCAGGACGCTTAATGGTAAATTAAGTAATTTGTAGTAAATTCGTGGCCAGCCAGACATAAACGATGTAAAGCCTCTGGTTAAAAATGCAATTGCGGCGCAAGGATAACAGAAAGCGCGCAAAATTTCTGTTGTTACCCGTCATACTTCCGGTGGCTGCGCCAGGCGCTTAAACCACCGTTTCTGACGCTATTTTCGAAGAAAGGTTTCTTTTAATGGCCAACAATACCACTGGGTTAACCCGAATTATTAAAGCTGCCGGCTATTCATGGAAAGGCATTCGTGCTGCCTGGATCAATGAAGCCGCTTTTCGCCAGGAGGGGGTTGCTGTCATCGCGGCGATTATTATTGCCTGCTGGCTGGACGTTGATCCCATCACCCGCGTACTGCTGATTGGCTCGGTGATGTTGGTGATGATAGTCGAAATTCTGAACAGCGCGATCGAGGCGGTGGTCGATCGTATTGGTAGTGACTACCACGAGCTGTCGGGGCGGGCGAAAGACATGGGCTCCGCCGCTGTGCTGATGGCGATTATCGTTGCCCTGTTTACCTGGGTCACGCTGCTTTGGGGACATTTGCGATAAGCCTTCAGAAACCGAACAAGTCTCTGGTTTTTTATGCGGTTTGTGGTTCCAAAATCACCTTTAGCTGTATATACTCACAGCATAACTGTATATACACCCAGGGGGCGGAATGAAAGCGTTAACGACCAGGCAGCAAGAGGTGTTTGATCTCATTCGGGATCATATCGGCCAGACGGGAATGCCGCCGACGCGTGCAGAAATTGCGCAGCGTCTGGGCTTCCGTTCTCCAAACGCCGCTGAAGAGCACCTTAAAGCCCTGGCGCGTAAGGGTGTGCTTGAGATTGTGTCCGGCGCTTCGCGTGGTATCCGTCTGCTGGTTGAAGCAGAAGAGGGCCTTCCGCTCGTCGGTCGCGTCGCTGCGGGGGAACCGCTGCTGGCGCAACAGCACATTGAAGGCCACTATCAGGTCGATCCTGGCATGTTCAAACCGAGCGCGGACTTCTTGCTGCGCGTCAGCGGGATGTCCATGAAGGATATCGGGATTCTGGACGGCGATCTGCTGGCGGTACATAAAACGCAGGACGTGCGCAACGGCCAGGTCGTTGTGGCGCGCATCGATGACGAAGTCACCGTTAAGCGCCTGAAGAAACAGGGCAACACGGTGCAGCTCCTGCCGGAAAACAACGAGTTTTCCCCGATTGTTGTCGATCTGCGTGAACATAACTTCTCCATCGAAGGGCTGGCGGTAGGCGTCATCCGCAACGGTGAATGGTTATAACGTCTTCCTGACAGACTGCGGCAACGCCGCAGTCTGCTTTTCCCGTCTCTCCCGGTCATACACATGTCTCTGCTGACTGCTTCAGACAAGGCGTTATGGCGTCTTGCCCTCCCGATGATCGTCTCCAATATCAGCGTCCCTCTGCTGGGGCTGGTGGACACTGCCGTCATCGGTCATCTGGATTCTCCTGTCTATCTTGGCGGTGTCGCCATCGGTGCGACGGCGACCAGCTTCCTGTTTATGCTGCTGCTCTTTTTGCGCATGAGCACCACCGGCCTGACTGCCCAGGCGTATGGCGCGAAAGATCCGCTGCGTCTGGCCCGGGCGCTGGTGCAGCCGCTGATCCTGGCTCTCGGTGCCGGGCTGCTGATTGTGCTGCTGCGCACGCCGCTTATCGACCTGGCGCTGCATATCGTAGGCGGCAGCGAGGATGTACTGCATCAGGCGCGACGCTTCCTTGAGATCCGCTGGCTCAGCGCCCCGGCATCGCTGGCTAATCTGGTGCTGCTCGGCTGGCTGCTGGGGGTCCAGTATGCCCGCGCGCCGGTGATCCTGCTGGTGGTGGGGAACCTGCTCAATATCGTGCTGGATCTGTGGCTGGTGATGGGGCTACAGATGAACGTCCAGGGCGCAGCCCTGGCGACCGCTATCGCCGAATACGCCACTTTGCTCATAGGCCTGTGGATGGTCTGGCGGGTACTGGCCCTGCGCGGTATTTCGCTGGCGCTGCTGAAGGCGAGCTGGCGCGGGAATATCCGCAAGCTGCTGGCCCTCAATCGCGACATCATGCTGCGCTCGCTGTTGCTACAACTCTGCTTCGGGGCGCTGACGGTGCTGGGCGCGCGGCTGGGGCCGGAGATTATCGCCGTCAACGCCGTTCTGATGACGCTGTTGACCTTTACCGCCTACGCGCTGGATGGCTTTGCCTATGCGGTTGAGGCGCACTCCGGGCAGGCCTATGGCGCACGCGAAAGCGGCCAGCTGCGCGAGGTGTGGCGGGCAGCCTGCCGTCAGTCTGGTATGGTGGCGCTGGCCTTCGCCCTTGTCTATGCTCTGGCTGGCAACCAAATCGTTGCGCTGCTGACCTCTTTGCCCGAGCTGCGGGCGCTGGCGAGCCATTACCTTATCTGGCAGGTGGTTCTGCCGATGGTGGGCGTCTGGTGCTATCTGCTGGATGGCATGTTTATCGGCGCAACCCGGGGAGCCGAGATGCGCAACAGCATGGCCGTCGCGGCCGCCGGTTTTGGCCTCACGCTCTTTACCCTGCCGTGGCTCGGCAACCACGGCCTGTGGTTGGCGTTGAGCGTCTTCCTGGCCCTGCGGGGCCTGTCTCTGGCCTGGATCTGGCGGCGTCACTGGCGCAACGGCACCTGGTTTCAGTAGCGGCTTCGTCTGACGAAATGGTAAAAGATTCCGAATAACAAACCCAACGCCGCAGGCTTATCTATAATTATTATCACGTCCAGCACGAAATGAACTTCAGGACGAACTTAACCTTAACGACCGAACGAAGAGGAATCGATGATGAATAAAGACCAAGTCGGCGGTAACTGGAAGCAATTCAAAGGTAAAGTAAAAGAACAGTGGGGTGACCTGACTGACGATGACATGACCGTTATCGAAGGTAAACGTGACCAGCTGGTGGGTAAAATTCAGGAACGCTATGGATACGAGAAAGACCAGGCGGAGAAAGAAGTTGGTGACTGGGAAACCCGTAACAACTACCGCTGGTAAGTAACTACTACCCGCAGGTACATGGATGTGCGCCCAGGGCGACCTTAAGGTCGCCCGTTTTTTTGTGCTCAGCGCGGCTTCTTTTTCAGCTGGATAGAGTGATCGTGTTGACAATTTTCCTGATGGCGGCAGGCCTCGACTTCAACGCAGTTGCGGCACAGGCCGTGCGCTTCAATCACGTTGTGGCGTAGGGCAAAGCCCATCTTTGCCGCCAGAGTATGCATAATATCTTCCACCCCTTCGGCACCTTCTTCCTTCACGCTGCCGCAGCGATCGCAGATAAACATCGCTGAGGTGTGGGTCGGCTGATCGAACAGGTGACACAGCACGTAGCTGTTGGTCGATTCCACCTTATGCACAAAGCCCTGCTCGAGTAAAAAATCGAGCGCCCGATAAACGGTTGGAGGCTTCGCCTGCGGCTCGCTTTCGCGCAGCAGGTCGAGCAGATCGTAGGCGCTGATGGCCCCGTTCTGCAGGCTCAACAGACGCAACACTTCAAGGCGCTGCGGAGTCAGGCGCACATTGCGTTGCGCGCAGAGCTTTTCGGCTTGCGCTAACAGTGCCTGCATTGTGGTCGTTTCCATTTTGCACCTCGAATAACGTCGAATGAGAAACCCTCACTTTATCATGTTCTGGTCCAAACGCCGAGATCCACCGGGTATGCTATACCTGACGAAAACCCGCAGGAGAATAAAACCATGAAAAGACCTGACTGCATTCGACACTGGCGCGACGTCGAAGGCCCGGACAACTCCACCTATCCCGACAGCACAGAGCATTTTTCCATTGGTGCGCCGCTGGCCCGCGCGCTGGGGCTCAGCCGTCTCGGTATCCACCACGAACGTCTGCCGCCGGGACGTCGCACCTCCTATCCGCATGCCGAAAGCGATGAAGAAGAATTTATCTTTGTACTGGAGGGTTATCCTGAAGCCTGGATCAACGGTTATTTATGGAAACTTGAACCGGGAGACAGCGTGGGATTTCCGGCCGGAACGGGCGTCTGCCACACCTTTATTAATAACACCACGGAAGAAGTGCGGTTATTAGTCGTGGGCGAAGCGAATAAAAAATATAACCGAATTTATTATCCGCTGAATGCGGTATATGCCGCTACTCGGGAAGATCGCTGGATAGATCATCCGCCACAATTTTTTGGTCCTCATGATGGAAAACCAGGGCGAAATTAATTTCTTGTTCTATACCTACTTAAAGCCATAAGGAAATCAACAGCTTAATCTAATACGAAAGTTTAAGATATATTCGGCTCCTAATACTTTTTTCACAGAGGACGTATTCCCCTGCGCGGCATATAGCCGCGGGGGTTAATTCACCCAAAATAAGTCAGGTGTCCTGTGAAAATAAAATTCAAACTTTCTGTGGCTGGAATTGCCACCACCTTTCTATTGGCTAATCAGGCTGGAGCAGCCAATACCTGGACGGAAGCACGTGGTGATGCAATGGGCGGGACAGGCGTTGCGTCGGCGCATTATAGCAGCGGGGTATTAATTAATCCGGCCCTGCTGGCAAAATCGAAAGATGAAGATGATATTGCGATTATTTTCCCCTCGGTGGGGGCGCAAATAAGCGATAAAGATAATTTGCAGGATAAGATCGACGAAATCAGCGATGAGATCAGCGAGGATCGGCAGATGATCGACGATCTCACCGTGGCGGGGATCCTGGCCGATCCTCAGGGCACGCTCAGGGAGCTGCAGGGGGCTGCAGGCAACCTGGCCGACCAGCTGGAGTTTCTCGAAGGTAAAACCGCCCACGCCAACGCCGGAGGTGGGATAGCCGTCAGTATACCGGGCTCGGGACTGTCGATGGCGTTTGTCGCCAAGGCCAATGCCCACGGGCGTGTCAGCTCGGAGATCGATCGGCAGGATATCGATTTTTTGCGCCGACTGCAGGGTAGCCCGGTGATGACTAACCAGATGGCGCTCGGGGCGGCGCGAAACGGCAGTGACGTGATTACCCGCAATCTTAACTCTGTCGCCATGGGCCGGGGGGCTATC
This DNA window, taken from Leclercia adecarboxylata, encodes the following:
- the plsB gene encoding glycerol-3-phosphate 1-O-acyltransferase PlsB produces the protein MSGWPRIYYKLLNLPLSVLVKSKSIPAVPTLELGLDTSRPIMYVLPYNSKADLLTLRAQCLAHDLPDPLEPLEIDGTLLPRYIFIHGGPRVFTWYTPKEESIKLFHDYLDLHRSNPLLDVQMVPVSVMFGRRPGRDKGEENPPLRMLNGVQKFFAVNWLGRDSFVRFSPSVSLRRMADEHGTDKTIAQKLARVARMHFARQRLAAVGPRLPARQDLFNKLLASKAIARAVEDEARSKKISHEKAQQNAIALMEEIAANFSYEMIRLSDRILSFTWNRLYQGINVHNAERVRQLAHDGHEIVYVPCHRSHMDYLLLSYVLYHQGLVPPHIAAGINLNFWPAGPIFRRLGAFFIRRTFKGNKLYSTVFREYLGELFSRGYSVEYFVEGGRSRTGRLLDPKTGTLSMTIQAMLRGGTRPITLVPIYIGYEHVMEVGTYAKELRGATKEKESLLQMLRGLSKLRNLGQGYVNFGEPMPLMTYLNNRVPEWRESIDPIEAVRPAWLTPTVNAIAADLMVRINNAGAANAMNLCCTALLASRQRSLTREQLTEQIDCYLNLMRNVPYASDATVPTASASELIDHALQMNKFEVEKDTIGDIIILPREQAVLMTYYRNNIAHMLMVPSLMAAIVTQHRQITRQALLDNVTTLYPMLKAELFLRWNSDELAEVLDKHIEELVRQGLITLKDDVLVINTAHSRTLQLLAAGARETVQRYAITFWLLSANPSINRGTLEKESRTLAQRLSMLHGINAPEFFDKAVFSSLVLTLRDEGYISDSGDAEPEETMKVYQMLADLITSDVRLTIESATQGE
- a CDS encoding diacylglycerol kinase yields the protein MANNTTGLTRIIKAAGYSWKGIRAAWINEAAFRQEGVAVIAAIIIACWLDVDPITRVLLIGSVMLVMIVEILNSAIEAVVDRIGSDYHELSGRAKDMGSAAVLMAIIVALFTWVTLLWGHLR
- the lexA gene encoding transcriptional repressor LexA, with the protein product MKALTTRQQEVFDLIRDHIGQTGMPPTRAEIAQRLGFRSPNAAEEHLKALARKGVLEIVSGASRGIRLLVEAEEGLPLVGRVAAGEPLLAQQHIEGHYQVDPGMFKPSADFLLRVSGMSMKDIGILDGDLLAVHKTQDVRNGQVVVARIDDEVTVKRLKKQGNTVQLLPENNEFSPIVVDLREHNFSIEGLAVGVIRNGEWL
- the dinF gene encoding MATE family efflux transporter DinF; its protein translation is MSLLTASDKALWRLALPMIVSNISVPLLGLVDTAVIGHLDSPVYLGGVAIGATATSFLFMLLLFLRMSTTGLTAQAYGAKDPLRLARALVQPLILALGAGLLIVLLRTPLIDLALHIVGGSEDVLHQARRFLEIRWLSAPASLANLVLLGWLLGVQYARAPVILLVVGNLLNIVLDLWLVMGLQMNVQGAALATAIAEYATLLIGLWMVWRVLALRGISLALLKASWRGNIRKLLALNRDIMLRSLLLQLCFGALTVLGARLGPEIIAVNAVLMTLLTFTAYALDGFAYAVEAHSGQAYGARESGQLREVWRAACRQSGMVALAFALVYALAGNQIVALLTSLPELRALASHYLIWQVVLPMVGVWCYLLDGMFIGATRGAEMRNSMAVAAAGFGLTLFTLPWLGNHGLWLALSVFLALRGLSLAWIWRRHWRNGTWFQ
- a CDS encoding CsbD family protein, with the translated sequence MNKDQVGGNWKQFKGKVKEQWGDLTDDDMTVIEGKRDQLVGKIQERYGYEKDQAEKEVGDWETRNNYRW
- the zur gene encoding zinc uptake transcriptional repressor Zur translates to METTTMQALLAQAEKLCAQRNVRLTPQRLEVLRLLSLQNGAISAYDLLDLLRESEPQAKPPTVYRALDFLLEQGFVHKVESTNSYVLCHLFDQPTHTSAMFICDRCGSVKEEGAEGVEDIMHTLAAKMGFALRHNVIEAHGLCRNCVEVEACRHQENCQHDHSIQLKKKPR
- a CDS encoding cupin domain-containing protein; the protein is MKRPDCIRHWRDVEGPDNSTYPDSTEHFSIGAPLARALGLSRLGIHHERLPPGRRTSYPHAESDEEEFIFVLEGYPEAWINGYLWKLEPGDSVGFPAGTGVCHTFINNTTEEVRLLVVGEANKKYNRIYYPLNAVYAATREDRWIDHPPQFFGPHDGKPGRN
- a CDS encoding conjugal transfer protein TraF is translated as MKIKFKLSVAGIATTFLLANQAGAANTWTEARGDAMGGTGVASAHYSSGVLINPALLAKSKDEDDIAIIFPSVGAQISDKDNLQDKIDEISDEISEDRQMIDDLTVAGILADPQGTLRELQGAAGNLADQLEFLEGKTAHANAGGGIAVSIPGSGLSMAFVAKANAHGRVSSEIDRQDIDFLRRLQGSPVMTNQMALGAARNGSDVITRNLNSVAMGRGAIVSDYGVAIARQFEFNDLPVSVGVTPKLQQTWLWNYTTSIYTYDSSDFSSSRYRNDDTSFNVDVGVAVDFGENWTVGLSGQNLFSRDIDTKDIRILNGRTGQEVSYQDTYQIRPLVTAGVAWHTGLLTLSADGDLTETKGFKSEDNAQYVGVGAEITPLGWLAVRGGFRADVRGNDSNVFTGGLGFAPFNTVHIDLTGIYGEDETWGAGAQFSVSF